The Bos taurus isolate L1 Dominette 01449 registration number 42190680 breed Hereford chromosome 18, ARS-UCD2.0, whole genome shotgun sequence genome has a window encoding:
- the EGLN2 gene encoding prolyl hydroxylase EGLN2 isoform X2: MDSPCQPQPLSQALPQLPGSVSEPLEPSRARMGVESYLPCPLLSYHRPGAPTEASAGSGTPRATATSTTGSPLREGFGAQDGGELRPLQSEGAAALVTKGCQRLAAQGARPEAPKRKWAEDGGDAPAPSKRPWARQENQEAEGEGCSSGSGEASAGLREEVLPAAPERLALDYIVPCMRYYGICVKDSFLGAALGGQVLAEVEALKRGGRLRDGQLVSQRAIPPRSIRGDQIAWVEGHEPGCQSIGALMAHVDAVIRHCAGRLGSYVINGRTKSPRFLTLPGILSKTLKRGAAIHSPASVSEPWWGQQPRDVCSWALEQADKAMVACYPGNGLGYVRHVDNPHGDGRCITCIYYLNQNWDVKVHGGLLQIFPEGRPVVANIEPLFDRLLIFWSDRRNPHEVKPAYATRYAITVWYFDAKERAAAKDKYQLASGQKGVQVPVSQPTTPT; the protein is encoded by the exons ATGGACAGCCCGTGCCAGCCCCAGCCCTTGAGTCAGGCTCTCCCTCAGTTGCCGGGTTCGGTGTCAGAGCCCTTGGAGCCTAGCCGGGCCAGGATGGGGGTGGAGAGTTACCTGCCCTGTCCCCTGCTGTCCTACCACCGTCCAGGAGCGCCCACTGAGGCCTCGGCGGGGAGTGGGACCCCCAGAGCCACAGCTACTTCCACTACAGGCAGCCCCCTGCGGGAGGGCTTCGGTGCCCAGGATGGCGGCGAGCTGCGGCCGCTGCAGAGTGAGGGTGCTGCGGCACTGGTCACCAAGGGGTGCCAGCGGCTGGCAGCCCAGGGCGCTCGGCCCGAGGCCCCCAAACGGAAGTGGGCAGAGGATGGTGGGGATGCCCCCGCACCCAGCAAGCGGCCCTGGGCCAGGCAGGAGAACCAGGAGGCGGAGGGGGAGGGCTGCAGCAGTGGCAGTGGCGAGGCCAGCGCCGGGCTGAGGGAGGAGGTGCTGCCCGCGGCGCCCGAGCGCCTGGCCCTGGACTACATTGTGCCCTGCATGCGGTACTATGGCATCTGCGTCAAGGACAGCTTTCTGGGGGCGGCCCTGGGTGGCCAAGTGCTGGCGGAGGTAGAGGCCCTGAAGCGGGGCGGGCGCCTGCGAGACGGGCAGCTTGTGAGCCAGCGGGCTATCCCGCCACGCAGCATCCGTGGGGACCAGATTGCCTGGGTGGAAGGCCATGAGCCAGGCTGTCAAAGCATCGGTGCCCTCATGGCCCATGTGGATGCTGTCATCCGCCATTGTGCTGGGAGGCTGGGCAGCTACGTCATCAATGGGCGCACCAAG TCACCGCGATTCTTGACCTTGCCGGGGATCCTCTCAAAGACCCTGAAGAGAGGTGCCGCCATTCATAGCCCTGCATCTGTGTCTGAGCCCTGGTGGGGTCAGCAGCCCCGTGATGTCTGTTCATGGGCCTTAGAGCAAGCAGACAAG GCCATGGTGGCATGTTACCCAGGAAATGGGCTGGGATACGTCAGACACGTTGACAATCCCCATGGCGACGGGCGCTGCATCACTTGTATCTATTACCTGAATCAGAACTGGGATGTCAAG GTGCATGGCGGCCTGCTGCAGATATTCCCTGAGGGCCGGCCCGTGGTAGCCAACATTGAGCCCCTCTTCGACCGGCTGCTCATTTTCTGGTCTGATCGGCGGAACCCCCATGAGGTGAAACCAGCCTATGCCACCAG GTACGCCATCACTGTCTGGTATTTTGATGCCAAGGAGCGAGCAGCAGCCAAAGACAAGTATCAGCTAG catcaggacaGAAAGGGGTCCAAGTGCCCGTGTCACAGCCGACTACGCCCACCTAG
- the EGLN2 gene encoding prolyl hydroxylase EGLN2 isoform X3 → MDSPCQPQPLSQALPQLPGSVSEPLEPSRARMGVESYLPCPLLSYHRPGAPTEASAGSGTPRATATSTTGSPLREGFGAQDGGELRPLQSEGAAALVTKGCQRLAAQGARPEAPKRKWAEDGGDAPAPSKRPWARQENQEAEGEGCSSGSGEASAGLREEVLPAAPERLALDYIVPCMRYYGICVKDSFLGAALGGQVLAEVEALKRGGRLRDGQLVSQRAIPPRSIRGDQIAWVEGHEPGCQSIGALMAHVDAVIRHCAGRLGSYVINGRTKAMVACYPGNGLGYVRHVDNPHGDGRCITCIYYLNQNWDVKVHGGLLQIFPEGRPVVANIEPLFDRLLIFWSDRRNPHEVKPAYATSIRTERGPSARVTADYAHLVASPRAAWTDSLPWLQESPGPRCCQSRCLLLPRHHHCF, encoded by the exons ATGGACAGCCCGTGCCAGCCCCAGCCCTTGAGTCAGGCTCTCCCTCAGTTGCCGGGTTCGGTGTCAGAGCCCTTGGAGCCTAGCCGGGCCAGGATGGGGGTGGAGAGTTACCTGCCCTGTCCCCTGCTGTCCTACCACCGTCCAGGAGCGCCCACTGAGGCCTCGGCGGGGAGTGGGACCCCCAGAGCCACAGCTACTTCCACTACAGGCAGCCCCCTGCGGGAGGGCTTCGGTGCCCAGGATGGCGGCGAGCTGCGGCCGCTGCAGAGTGAGGGTGCTGCGGCACTGGTCACCAAGGGGTGCCAGCGGCTGGCAGCCCAGGGCGCTCGGCCCGAGGCCCCCAAACGGAAGTGGGCAGAGGATGGTGGGGATGCCCCCGCACCCAGCAAGCGGCCCTGGGCCAGGCAGGAGAACCAGGAGGCGGAGGGGGAGGGCTGCAGCAGTGGCAGTGGCGAGGCCAGCGCCGGGCTGAGGGAGGAGGTGCTGCCCGCGGCGCCCGAGCGCCTGGCCCTGGACTACATTGTGCCCTGCATGCGGTACTATGGCATCTGCGTCAAGGACAGCTTTCTGGGGGCGGCCCTGGGTGGCCAAGTGCTGGCGGAGGTAGAGGCCCTGAAGCGGGGCGGGCGCCTGCGAGACGGGCAGCTTGTGAGCCAGCGGGCTATCCCGCCACGCAGCATCCGTGGGGACCAGATTGCCTGGGTGGAAGGCCATGAGCCAGGCTGTCAAAGCATCGGTGCCCTCATGGCCCATGTGGATGCTGTCATCCGCCATTGTGCTGGGAGGCTGGGCAGCTACGTCATCAATGGGCGCACCAAG GCCATGGTGGCATGTTACCCAGGAAATGGGCTGGGATACGTCAGACACGTTGACAATCCCCATGGCGACGGGCGCTGCATCACTTGTATCTATTACCTGAATCAGAACTGGGATGTCAAG GTGCATGGCGGCCTGCTGCAGATATTCCCTGAGGGCCGGCCCGTGGTAGCCAACATTGAGCCCCTCTTCGACCGGCTGCTCATTTTCTGGTCTGATCGGCGGAACCCCCATGAGGTGAAACCAGCCTATGCCACCAG catcaggacaGAAAGGGGTCCAAGTGCCCGTGTCACAGCCGACTACGCCCACCTAGTGGCCAGTCCCAGAGCTGCATGGACAGACAGCCTGCCCTGGCTTCAGGAGAGCCCTGGGCCCCGGTGCTGCCAGTCTCGGTGCCTGCTCCTTCCCCGCCACCACCACTGCTTCTGA
- the EGLN2 gene encoding prolyl hydroxylase EGLN2 isoform X1, whose amino-acid sequence MDSPCQPQPLSQALPQLPGSVSEPLEPSRARMGVESYLPCPLLSYHRPGAPTEASAGSGTPRATATSTTGSPLREGFGAQDGGELRPLQSEGAAALVTKGCQRLAAQGARPEAPKRKWAEDGGDAPAPSKRPWARQENQEAEGEGCSSGSGEASAGLREEVLPAAPERLALDYIVPCMRYYGICVKDSFLGAALGGQVLAEVEALKRGGRLRDGQLVSQRAIPPRSIRGDQIAWVEGHEPGCQSIGALMAHVDAVIRHCAGRLGSYVINGRTKSPRFLTLPGILSKTLKRGAAIHSPASVSEPWWGQQPRDVCSWALEQADKAMVACYPGNGLGYVRHVDNPHGDGRCITCIYYLNQNWDVKVHGGLLQIFPEGRPVVANIEPLFDRLLIFWSDRRNPHEVKPAYATSIRTERGPSARVTADYAHLVASPRAAWTDSLPWLQESPGPRCCQSRCLLLPRHHHCF is encoded by the exons ATGGACAGCCCGTGCCAGCCCCAGCCCTTGAGTCAGGCTCTCCCTCAGTTGCCGGGTTCGGTGTCAGAGCCCTTGGAGCCTAGCCGGGCCAGGATGGGGGTGGAGAGTTACCTGCCCTGTCCCCTGCTGTCCTACCACCGTCCAGGAGCGCCCACTGAGGCCTCGGCGGGGAGTGGGACCCCCAGAGCCACAGCTACTTCCACTACAGGCAGCCCCCTGCGGGAGGGCTTCGGTGCCCAGGATGGCGGCGAGCTGCGGCCGCTGCAGAGTGAGGGTGCTGCGGCACTGGTCACCAAGGGGTGCCAGCGGCTGGCAGCCCAGGGCGCTCGGCCCGAGGCCCCCAAACGGAAGTGGGCAGAGGATGGTGGGGATGCCCCCGCACCCAGCAAGCGGCCCTGGGCCAGGCAGGAGAACCAGGAGGCGGAGGGGGAGGGCTGCAGCAGTGGCAGTGGCGAGGCCAGCGCCGGGCTGAGGGAGGAGGTGCTGCCCGCGGCGCCCGAGCGCCTGGCCCTGGACTACATTGTGCCCTGCATGCGGTACTATGGCATCTGCGTCAAGGACAGCTTTCTGGGGGCGGCCCTGGGTGGCCAAGTGCTGGCGGAGGTAGAGGCCCTGAAGCGGGGCGGGCGCCTGCGAGACGGGCAGCTTGTGAGCCAGCGGGCTATCCCGCCACGCAGCATCCGTGGGGACCAGATTGCCTGGGTGGAAGGCCATGAGCCAGGCTGTCAAAGCATCGGTGCCCTCATGGCCCATGTGGATGCTGTCATCCGCCATTGTGCTGGGAGGCTGGGCAGCTACGTCATCAATGGGCGCACCAAG TCACCGCGATTCTTGACCTTGCCGGGGATCCTCTCAAAGACCCTGAAGAGAGGTGCCGCCATTCATAGCCCTGCATCTGTGTCTGAGCCCTGGTGGGGTCAGCAGCCCCGTGATGTCTGTTCATGGGCCTTAGAGCAAGCAGACAAG GCCATGGTGGCATGTTACCCAGGAAATGGGCTGGGATACGTCAGACACGTTGACAATCCCCATGGCGACGGGCGCTGCATCACTTGTATCTATTACCTGAATCAGAACTGGGATGTCAAG GTGCATGGCGGCCTGCTGCAGATATTCCCTGAGGGCCGGCCCGTGGTAGCCAACATTGAGCCCCTCTTCGACCGGCTGCTCATTTTCTGGTCTGATCGGCGGAACCCCCATGAGGTGAAACCAGCCTATGCCACCAG catcaggacaGAAAGGGGTCCAAGTGCCCGTGTCACAGCCGACTACGCCCACCTAGTGGCCAGTCCCAGAGCTGCATGGACAGACAGCCTGCCCTGGCTTCAGGAGAGCCCTGGGCCCCGGTGCTGCCAGTCTCGGTGCCTGCTCCTTCCCCGCCACCACCACTGCTTCTGA
- the MIA gene encoding melanoma-derived growth regulatory protein precursor → MAWSLVFLGVVLLSAFPGPSAGGRPMPKLADRKMCADEECSHPISVAVALQDYVAPDCRFLTIHQGQVVYIFSKLKGRGRLFWGGSVQGDYYGDGAARLGYFPSSIVREDQTLKPAKTDVKTDIWDFYCQ, encoded by the exons ATGGCTTGGTCCTTGGTGTTTCTCGGTGTCGTCTTGCTGTCTGCCTTCCCAGGGCCTAGTGCCGGGGGCCGCCCCATGCCCAAGCTGGCTGACCGGAAGATGTGTGCCGATGAGGAATGCAGCC accccATCTCCGTGGCTGTGGCCCTTCAGGACTACGTGGCCCCTGACTGCCGTTTCTTGACCATACACCAGGGCCAAGTGGTGTATATCTTCTCCAAGCTCAAGGGCCGAGGGCGGCTCTTCTGGGGAGGCAGT GTTCAGGGAGATTACTATGGAGACGGAGCTGCTCGTCTGGGCTATTTCCCCAGTAGCATCGTACGTGAAGACCAGACCCTGAAACCTGCCAAAACCGATGTGAAGACAGAT atATGGGATTTCTACTGCCAGTGA
- the RAB4B gene encoding ras-related protein Rab-4B produces the protein MAETYDFLFKFLVIGSAGTGKSCLLHQFIENKFKQDSNHTIGVEFGSRVVNVGGKTVKLQIWDTAGQERFRSVTRSYYRGAAGALLVYDITSRETYNSLAAWLTDARTLASPNIVVILCGNKKDLDPEREVTFLEASRFAQENELMFLETSALTGENVEEAFLKCARTILNKIDSGELDPERMGSGIQYGDASLRQLRQPRSAQAVAPQPCGC, from the exons ATGGCTGAGACCTACG ACTTCCTCTTCAAATTCCTGGTGATTGGCAGTGCAGGAACAGGCAAATCATGTCTCCTTCATCAGTTCATTGAGAATAAAT tcAAACAGGACTCCAACCACACAATTGGCGTGGAGTTTGGATCTCGGGTGGTCAACGTGGGTGGGAAGACCGTGAAGCTACAGATTTGGGACACAGCTGGCCAGGAGCGGTTTCG GTCGGTGACACGGAGTTATTATCGAGGGGCAGCTGGAGCCCTGCTGGTATATGACATCACCAG CCGGGAGACCTACAACTCACTGGCTGCCTGGCTGACGGATGCGCGCACACTGGCCAGCCCCAACATCGTGGTCATTCTCTGTGGCAACAAGAAGGACCTGGATCCGGAGCGTGAGGTCACTTTCCTGGAGGCCTCCCGCTTTGCCCAGGAGAATG aGCTAATGTTCCTGGAAACAAGCGCTCTCACCGGTGAGAATGTGGAGGAAGCATTCCTGAAATGTGCCCGCACCATTCTGAACAAGATCGACTCAG gtGAACTGGATCCCGAGAGGATGGGCTCCGGCATTCAGTACGGTGATGCCTCCCTTCGCCAGTTGCGGCAGCCTCGGAGTGCCCAGGCTGTGGCCCCTCAGCCCTGTGGCTGCTGA
- the EGLN2 gene encoding prolyl hydroxylase EGLN2 isoform 1 (isoform 1 is encoded by transcript variant 1): MDSPCQPQPLSQALPQLPGSVSEPLEPSRARMGVESYLPCPLLSYHRPGAPTEASAGSGTPRATATSTTGSPLREGFGAQDGGELRPLQSEGAAALVTKGCQRLAAQGARPEAPKRKWAEDGGDAPAPSKRPWARQENQEAEGEGCSSGSGEASAGLREEVLPAAPERLALDYIVPCMRYYGICVKDSFLGAALGGQVLAEVEALKRGGRLRDGQLVSQRAIPPRSIRGDQIAWVEGHEPGCQSIGALMAHVDAVIRHCAGRLGSYVINGRTKAMVACYPGNGLGYVRHVDNPHGDGRCITCIYYLNQNWDVKVHGGLLQIFPEGRPVVANIEPLFDRLLIFWSDRRNPHEVKPAYATRYAITVWYFDAKERAAAKDKYQLASGQKGVQVPVSQPTTPT, translated from the exons ATGGACAGCCCGTGCCAGCCCCAGCCCTTGAGTCAGGCTCTCCCTCAGTTGCCGGGTTCGGTGTCAGAGCCCTTGGAGCCTAGCCGGGCCAGGATGGGGGTGGAGAGTTACCTGCCCTGTCCCCTGCTGTCCTACCACCGTCCAGGAGCGCCCACTGAGGCCTCGGCGGGGAGTGGGACCCCCAGAGCCACAGCTACTTCCACTACAGGCAGCCCCCTGCGGGAGGGCTTCGGTGCCCAGGATGGCGGCGAGCTGCGGCCGCTGCAGAGTGAGGGTGCTGCGGCACTGGTCACCAAGGGGTGCCAGCGGCTGGCAGCCCAGGGCGCTCGGCCCGAGGCCCCCAAACGGAAGTGGGCAGAGGATGGTGGGGATGCCCCCGCACCCAGCAAGCGGCCCTGGGCCAGGCAGGAGAACCAGGAGGCGGAGGGGGAGGGCTGCAGCAGTGGCAGTGGCGAGGCCAGCGCCGGGCTGAGGGAGGAGGTGCTGCCCGCGGCGCCCGAGCGCCTGGCCCTGGACTACATTGTGCCCTGCATGCGGTACTATGGCATCTGCGTCAAGGACAGCTTTCTGGGGGCGGCCCTGGGTGGCCAAGTGCTGGCGGAGGTAGAGGCCCTGAAGCGGGGCGGGCGCCTGCGAGACGGGCAGCTTGTGAGCCAGCGGGCTATCCCGCCACGCAGCATCCGTGGGGACCAGATTGCCTGGGTGGAAGGCCATGAGCCAGGCTGTCAAAGCATCGGTGCCCTCATGGCCCATGTGGATGCTGTCATCCGCCATTGTGCTGGGAGGCTGGGCAGCTACGTCATCAATGGGCGCACCAAG GCCATGGTGGCATGTTACCCAGGAAATGGGCTGGGATACGTCAGACACGTTGACAATCCCCATGGCGACGGGCGCTGCATCACTTGTATCTATTACCTGAATCAGAACTGGGATGTCAAG GTGCATGGCGGCCTGCTGCAGATATTCCCTGAGGGCCGGCCCGTGGTAGCCAACATTGAGCCCCTCTTCGACCGGCTGCTCATTTTCTGGTCTGATCGGCGGAACCCCCATGAGGTGAAACCAGCCTATGCCACCAG GTACGCCATCACTGTCTGGTATTTTGATGCCAAGGAGCGAGCAGCAGCCAAAGACAAGTATCAGCTAG catcaggacaGAAAGGGGTCCAAGTGCCCGTGTCACAGCCGACTACGCCCACCTAG
- the RAB4B gene encoding ras-related protein Rab-4B isoform X3, with the protein MAETYVKQDSNHTIGVEFGSRVVNVGGKTVKLQIWDTAGQERFRSVTRSYYRGAAGALLVYDITSRETYNSLAAWLTDARTLASPNIVVILCGNKKDLDPEREVTFLEASRFAQENELMFLETSALTGENVEEAFLKCARTILNKIDSGELDPERMGSGIQYGDASLRQLRQPRSAQAVAPQPCGC; encoded by the exons ATGGCTGAGACCTACG tcAAACAGGACTCCAACCACACAATTGGCGTGGAGTTTGGATCTCGGGTGGTCAACGTGGGTGGGAAGACCGTGAAGCTACAGATTTGGGACACAGCTGGCCAGGAGCGGTTTCG GTCGGTGACACGGAGTTATTATCGAGGGGCAGCTGGAGCCCTGCTGGTATATGACATCACCAG CCGGGAGACCTACAACTCACTGGCTGCCTGGCTGACGGATGCGCGCACACTGGCCAGCCCCAACATCGTGGTCATTCTCTGTGGCAACAAGAAGGACCTGGATCCGGAGCGTGAGGTCACTTTCCTGGAGGCCTCCCGCTTTGCCCAGGAGAATG aGCTAATGTTCCTGGAAACAAGCGCTCTCACCGGTGAGAATGTGGAGGAAGCATTCCTGAAATGTGCCCGCACCATTCTGAACAAGATCGACTCAG gtGAACTGGATCCCGAGAGGATGGGCTCCGGCATTCAGTACGGTGATGCCTCCCTTCGCCAGTTGCGGCAGCCTCGGAGTGCCCAGGCTGTGGCCCCTCAGCCCTGTGGCTGCTGA
- the SNRPA gene encoding U1 small nuclear ribonucleoprotein A, with the protein MAVPETRPNHTIYINNLNEKIKKDELKKSLYAIFSQFGQILDILVSRSLKMRGQAFVIFKEVSSATNALRSMQGFPFYDKPMRIQYAKTDSDIIAKMKGTFVERDRKREKRKPKSQETPAAKKAVQGGAAAPVVGTVQGPVPGMPPMTQAPRIMHHMPGQPPYMPPPGMIPPPGLAPGQLPPGAMPPQQLMPGQMPPAQPLSENPPNHILFLTNLPEETNELMLSMLFNQFPGFKEVRLVPGRHDIAFVEFDNEVQAGAARDALQGFKITQNNAMKISFAKK; encoded by the exons ATGGCAGTTCCCGAGACCCGCCCCAACCACACTATTTATATCAACAATCTCAATGAGAAGATCAAGAAGGATG AGCTGAAGAAGTCCCTGTATGCCATCTTCTCCCAGTTTGGCCAGATCCTGGATATCCTGGTGTCACGAAGCCTGAAGATGAGGGGCCAGGCCTTTGTCATCTTCAAGGAGGTCAGCAGTGCCACCAACGCGCTGCGTTCCATGCAGGGCTTCCCCTTCTACGACAAGCCCATG CGCATCCAATATGCCAAGACCGACTCGGATATCATTGCCAAGATGAAGGGCACCTTCGTGGAGCGGGACCGCAAGCGGGAGAAGAGGAAGCCCAAGAGCCAGGAGACTCCAGCTGCCAAAAAAGCCGTGCAGGGAGGGGCGGCTGCCCCTGTGGTGGGCACCGTGCAAGGGCCTGTCCCG GGCATGCCGCCGATGACTCAGGCGCCCCGCATCATGCACCACATGCCGGGCCAGCCCCCCTACATGCCGCCGCCGGGCATGATCCCGCCTCCAGGCCTGGCGCCTGGCCAGCTCCCACCGGGGGCCATGCCGCCACAACAGCTTATGCCGGGGCAGATGCCACCTGCCCAGCCT CTTTCAGAAAATCCACCAAATCACATCTTGTTCCTTACCAACCTGCCGGAAGAGACCAATGAGCTCATGCTTTCCATGCTTTTCAACCA GTTCCCTGGGTTCAAGGAGGTCCGGCTGGTCCCTGGGCGGCACGACATCGCCTTCGTGGAGTTTGACAATGAGGTGCAGGCAGGGGCTGCTCGAGACGCCCTGCAGGGCTTCAAGATCACCCAGAACAACGCCATGAAGATCTCCTTTGCCAAGAAGTAG
- the RAB4B gene encoding ras-related protein Rab-4B isoform X2, giving the protein MRMGLHRPRRTGNPLSALVSLLSLPLPVKQDSNHTIGVEFGSRVVNVGGKTVKLQIWDTAGQERFRSVTRSYYRGAAGALLVYDITSRETYNSLAAWLTDARTLASPNIVVILCGNKKDLDPEREVTFLEASRFAQENELMFLETSALTGENVEEAFLKCARTILNKIDSGELDPERMGSGIQYGDASLRQLRQPRSAQAVAPQPCGC; this is encoded by the exons ATGAGAATGGGTTTGCATAGGCCTCGGAGGACAGGGAATCCTCTGAGCGCCCTCgtgtctcttctctccctccctctcccagtcAAACAGGACTCCAACCACACAATTGGCGTGGAGTTTGGATCTCGGGTGGTCAACGTGGGTGGGAAGACCGTGAAGCTACAGATTTGGGACACAGCTGGCCAGGAGCGGTTTCG GTCGGTGACACGGAGTTATTATCGAGGGGCAGCTGGAGCCCTGCTGGTATATGACATCACCAG CCGGGAGACCTACAACTCACTGGCTGCCTGGCTGACGGATGCGCGCACACTGGCCAGCCCCAACATCGTGGTCATTCTCTGTGGCAACAAGAAGGACCTGGATCCGGAGCGTGAGGTCACTTTCCTGGAGGCCTCCCGCTTTGCCCAGGAGAATG aGCTAATGTTCCTGGAAACAAGCGCTCTCACCGGTGAGAATGTGGAGGAAGCATTCCTGAAATGTGCCCGCACCATTCTGAACAAGATCGACTCAG gtGAACTGGATCCCGAGAGGATGGGCTCCGGCATTCAGTACGGTGATGCCTCCCTTCGCCAGTTGCGGCAGCCTCGGAGTGCCCAGGCTGTGGCCCCTCAGCCCTGTGGCTGCTGA
- the RAB4B gene encoding ras-related protein Rab-4B isoform X1: MFSCFPSFHVFLSEWVFLEFGSIPSDFLFKFLVIGSAGTGKSCLLHQFIENKFKQDSNHTIGVEFGSRVVNVGGKTVKLQIWDTAGQERFRSVTRSYYRGAAGALLVYDITSRETYNSLAAWLTDARTLASPNIVVILCGNKKDLDPEREVTFLEASRFAQENELMFLETSALTGENVEEAFLKCARTILNKIDSGELDPERMGSGIQYGDASLRQLRQPRSAQAVAPQPCGC, encoded by the exons ATGTTCTCCTGCTTTCCATCTTTCCATGTCTTTCTCTCCGAATGGGTTTTTCTTGAATTTGGCTCCATCCCCTCAGACTTCCTCTTCAAATTCCTGGTGATTGGCAGTGCAGGAACAGGCAAATCATGTCTCCTTCATCAGTTCATTGAGAATAAAT tcAAACAGGACTCCAACCACACAATTGGCGTGGAGTTTGGATCTCGGGTGGTCAACGTGGGTGGGAAGACCGTGAAGCTACAGATTTGGGACACAGCTGGCCAGGAGCGGTTTCG GTCGGTGACACGGAGTTATTATCGAGGGGCAGCTGGAGCCCTGCTGGTATATGACATCACCAG CCGGGAGACCTACAACTCACTGGCTGCCTGGCTGACGGATGCGCGCACACTGGCCAGCCCCAACATCGTGGTCATTCTCTGTGGCAACAAGAAGGACCTGGATCCGGAGCGTGAGGTCACTTTCCTGGAGGCCTCCCGCTTTGCCCAGGAGAATG aGCTAATGTTCCTGGAAACAAGCGCTCTCACCGGTGAGAATGTGGAGGAAGCATTCCTGAAATGTGCCCGCACCATTCTGAACAAGATCGACTCAG gtGAACTGGATCCCGAGAGGATGGGCTCCGGCATTCAGTACGGTGATGCCTCCCTTCGCCAGTTGCGGCAGCCTCGGAGTGCCCAGGCTGTGGCCCCTCAGCCCTGTGGCTGCTGA